A DNA window from Desulfurobacterium atlanticum contains the following coding sequences:
- the selB gene encoding selenocysteine-specific translation elongation factor, whose amino-acid sequence MKKSVTIGTAGHIDHGKTSLVKRLTGVDTDRLKEEKERGMTIELGFAHMKLGDYLISIVDVPGHEKFIKNMVAGAQGIDGVLFVIAADEGVMPQTKEHLTVCEMLGIKKGIVVLTKVDMVDDEWLELVEEDVRDYLKGSFLENAPFVRVSSKTGEGFDILKEEILKLVKNIPENKEYSFPRLPVDRVFSVKGFGTVVTGTLSGGLIEEGEELSVYPSLKSLKVKGIQVAGEKVSKAYPGQRVALNVSLSLNEIERGDILAPAGILDGSNLIDAVITFSKNMEPFEKRKRIHFHYLTQMVEGEIVLIDKDVAEPASSSRVQIILDREIFPVYGDRFILRSITPSEVIGGGMILHPLERKRYRKKFKQEFVEKIKQLEEGRKKALKVFVSQFEPLEVSKLPQFLNLYGENLNLFLKEVEEMGDIVRVGDFLYRRDSVDKVFRKALEFVSDFHKKYPVLEGINRETLKSFLNVDSALFEKVISESAELLSVSKYVKLKDFNPYLDETFKKIKEKVDTVLLREKFSPPSVEKLREEIGEPKDKFYALLEFLQKNGYKMAGEFLIHPEIFDEIVEKLKSFKATGSFKVAEFKDLLSISRKHAIPLLELLDREGITEREADGTRKLKV is encoded by the coding sequence ATGAAAAAGAGTGTAACAATAGGAACGGCTGGCCATATTGACCACGGAAAAACATCCCTTGTAAAGCGGTTAACAGGTGTTGATACCGACAGGCTAAAAGAAGAGAAAGAAAGGGGCATGACCATAGAGCTTGGGTTTGCCCACATGAAGCTTGGAGATTATCTGATAAGTATTGTTGATGTTCCCGGCCATGAAAAATTTATAAAAAATATGGTTGCAGGAGCTCAGGGAATAGACGGTGTTCTTTTTGTGATAGCCGCTGATGAAGGAGTTATGCCTCAAACAAAAGAGCATCTCACAGTTTGTGAAATGCTCGGTATAAAAAAGGGAATAGTCGTTCTTACAAAGGTTGACATGGTTGATGATGAGTGGCTTGAACTTGTTGAAGAGGACGTCAGGGATTATTTAAAAGGTTCTTTCCTTGAAAATGCTCCCTTTGTCAGGGTTTCTTCAAAAACTGGAGAAGGGTTTGACATTTTAAAAGAGGAGATTCTAAAACTTGTAAAAAATATTCCGGAAAATAAAGAGTATTCATTTCCAAGACTTCCTGTTGACAGAGTTTTTTCTGTTAAAGGTTTTGGCACCGTTGTTACTGGAACACTTTCTGGAGGCTTGATAGAGGAAGGAGAAGAGTTATCTGTTTATCCCTCTTTGAAGAGTTTGAAGGTGAAAGGGATTCAGGTTGCAGGAGAAAAAGTTTCAAAGGCTTATCCGGGTCAGAGGGTTGCCTTAAATGTTTCTCTTTCTTTAAATGAGATTGAAAGGGGAGACATTTTAGCTCCTGCTGGTATTTTAGACGGCAGTAATCTGATAGATGCTGTTATAACATTTTCAAAAAATATGGAACCTTTTGAAAAAAGGAAACGTATCCATTTTCATTATCTTACTCAAATGGTTGAAGGAGAGATTGTTTTAATAGATAAAGATGTAGCTGAACCTGCCTCTTCTTCCAGGGTGCAGATTATTCTTGATAGAGAAATTTTTCCGGTTTACGGTGATAGGTTTATCTTAAGGAGCATAACTCCTTCAGAGGTTATAGGTGGGGGTATGATTCTCCATCCTCTTGAAAGAAAACGTTATAGGAAAAAGTTTAAGCAGGAATTTGTTGAAAAGATAAAACAGCTTGAAGAAGGCAGAAAAAAAGCTCTTAAAGTTTTTGTTTCTCAGTTTGAACCTCTTGAAGTATCAAAACTTCCACAGTTTCTTAATCTTTACGGTGAGAATTTAAATCTCTTTCTCAAAGAAGTGGAAGAAATGGGGGATATTGTCAGGGTTGGAGATTTCCTTTATAGAAGAGATAGTGTTGATAAAGTTTTTAGAAAAGCGTTGGAGTTTGTTTCCGATTTTCACAAAAAGTATCCTGTTCTTGAAGGGATTAACAGGGAAACTCTTAAAAGTTTTCTCAATGTTGACTCTGCTCTTTTTGAAAAGGTGATTTCAGAATCTGCGGAGCTTCTTTCTGTTTCAAAATATGTGAAATTGAAAGATTTTAATCCTTACCTTGATGAAACTTTTAAAAAGATTAAAGAAAAAGTTGATACTGTTCTTTTAAGGGAAAAATTTTCTCCCCCGTCTGTTGAAAAGCTGAGAGAAGAGATTGGTGAACCGAAAGATAAGTTTTACGCCCTTCTGGAATTTCTTCAAAAAAACGGATATAAAATGGCAGGGGAGTTTCTTATCCATCCTGAGATTTTTGATGAGATAGTTGAGAAACTTAAATCGTTTAAAGCTACCGGTTCCTTTAAAGTTGCAGAATTTAAAGACCTTCTTTCCATTTCAAGAAAACATGCAATTCCTTTACTTGAACTGCTTGATAGAGAAGGTATAACAGAGAGAGAAGCTGATGGAACAAGGAAATTGAAAGTATAA
- the rpsU gene encoding 30S ribosomal protein S21, protein MATIYVRDGEPFEKALKRFKKLCEKEGILTEIKRREYYEKPSEKRKRKAMAARKRLIKALKKRGLLPPKGKKKKK, encoded by the coding sequence ATGGCAACAATTTATGTCCGTGACGGAGAGCCATTTGAGAAGGCGCTGAAAAGATTTAAGAAACTGTGTGAGAAAGAGGGTATTCTTACAGAGATTAAGAGAAGGGAATACTACGAGAAACCAAGTGAAAAGAGAAAAAGAAAGGCTATGGCAGCAAGAAAGCGTCTGATCAAGGCTCTCAAAAAGCGCGGTCTTTTGCCACCAAAGGGTAAGAAAAAGAAGAAGTAA
- a CDS encoding GatB/YqeY domain-containing protein, translating to MGIKEQLKNDMKEAMKAKDKVKLSTIRMIMSLIKNAEIDKRGELTDEEVISLLQKYAKQRKESIEMYERGGRQDLVEKEKAELAIVESYLPEQLDENEIKNIVKSTIEEVGASSVKDMGKVMKAVMPKLRGRADGSVVNRIVKELLSGE from the coding sequence ATGGGTATAAAAGAGCAGCTTAAGAATGATATGAAAGAGGCGATGAAAGCCAAAGATAAGGTGAAGCTCAGCACCATAAGAATGATTATGTCTCTTATAAAGAATGCTGAAATAGATAAGCGTGGCGAGCTTACAGATGAAGAGGTTATCAGCTTACTTCAGAAGTATGCCAAACAGCGTAAAGAATCCATAGAGATGTATGAGAGAGGTGGCAGACAGGACCTTGTGGAGAAAGAGAAAGCCGAGCTTGCCATTGTTGAGTCGTATCTTCCAGAGCAACTTGATGAAAATGAGATAAAAAATATAGTAAAATCTACAATAGAAGAAGTTGGTGCTTCCTCTGTGAAAGATATGGGTAAGGTAATGAAGGCAGTTATGCCTAAACTTAGAGGAAGGGCTGACGGCTCTGTTGTAAACAGGATTGTTAAGGAACTTCTTTCTGGAGAATAA
- a CDS encoding endonuclease MutS2, whose product MFKGVWRHLGFDTLLEKTASLAKSESGKEAVLSIKPLNDKIEITERGLFTLEFVRLLSERHFPLETFPDISAIIEKLKVEGVVLSVEEILKVRSVCVQSKNVKRFLNEIRERFPRLSAFSHALSSFLELREMVDSAIDESGEILDTASSNLKLIRSEKSRIADKIKKRLESLVRRNEDICPEQIITIRNSRYVVLARAGYRKRFPGIVHDRSASGQMVYVEPTFIVEDNNRLRDLEIEEQKEIKRILSEISRKIRENRYRLESAYQTLVELDKRYAVAYMSYKLKGTLPDVGDFIDIKDAKHPLLALSGKEVVPVDIKLRRGLVITGPNTGGKTVILKTIGIFVLMSQSGFLIPCAEGSKIRLFNKVMADIGDEQSIEQSLSTFSAHVKNISEILLEADRNTLVLLDELGAGTDPVEGASLGVAILDYLKEKQVFSVVTTHFTPIKLYAYKDPFYDVASVLFDEKSLKPLYRLAYGVIGKSYAFVIARRYGMPDKVIEKAEKLISSDDKLASDIISALESEYVALQDERKNLLKLKEELEREKKALEGEKKILKEKGVKELQEYITHFKEKSEKLLSEINDEKLRRRVKELLKEAKGKVEKLEEESSKDVKNKIEPGMVVKLKGSGRKGTVIEVDLNRKIVKIAVGSLKMDVKFAQIESVEKPPEKVEPKIKVNARMPERFFPELKILGMRGDEALDAVEKFLDDARIAGFSRVKIVHGHGTGILKRLIRTYLKDSPYVKSFRPGKIEEGGDGVTVVELK is encoded by the coding sequence ATGTTCAAAGGAGTGTGGCGCCACCTTGGATTTGATACCCTTCTTGAAAAAACCGCTTCTCTTGCCAAAAGTGAATCCGGGAAAGAAGCTGTTCTTTCAATAAAACCTTTAAACGATAAAATTGAAATTACCGAAAGGGGACTTTTTACCCTTGAGTTTGTAAGACTTCTTTCTGAAAGACACTTTCCTCTTGAAACTTTCCCTGATATATCTGCCATTATTGAAAAACTTAAAGTTGAAGGGGTTGTTCTTTCTGTTGAAGAGATTTTAAAGGTAAGGTCTGTCTGTGTTCAGTCAAAAAATGTTAAAAGATTTTTAAATGAAATAAGAGAAAGGTTTCCAAGACTTTCTGCATTTTCTCACGCTCTTTCATCGTTTCTTGAGCTAAGAGAGATGGTTGACTCTGCCATAGATGAGAGTGGAGAGATTCTTGATACGGCTTCTTCCAATCTAAAGCTTATAAGGAGTGAAAAAAGCAGGATTGCTGATAAGATAAAGAAAAGGTTGGAGTCTCTTGTAAGGAGAAATGAGGATATCTGTCCTGAGCAGATAATAACTATAAGAAACAGCAGATATGTTGTCCTTGCAAGAGCAGGATACCGAAAAAGGTTTCCGGGGATAGTTCACGACAGGTCTGCTTCCGGTCAGATGGTTTATGTGGAACCGACATTTATAGTGGAAGATAATAACAGGCTCAGAGACCTTGAGATAGAGGAACAGAAAGAGATAAAGAGAATTCTTTCAGAGATAAGCAGAAAAATCAGGGAAAACAGGTATCGTCTTGAAAGCGCGTATCAAACACTTGTGGAGCTTGATAAAAGATATGCTGTGGCGTATATGAGCTATAAGCTGAAAGGGACTCTTCCAGATGTTGGAGATTTTATTGATATTAAAGATGCAAAGCACCCTCTTCTTGCTCTTTCAGGGAAGGAGGTTGTCCCTGTTGACATTAAGCTACGTAGAGGGCTTGTTATAACAGGGCCAAATACCGGGGGAAAAACTGTTATTCTTAAAACTATTGGAATTTTTGTCCTTATGTCTCAGAGCGGTTTCCTTATTCCCTGTGCTGAAGGGAGTAAAATCAGGCTTTTTAATAAAGTGATGGCGGATATAGGTGATGAGCAGAGCATAGAGCAGAGTTTAAGCACCTTTAGCGCCCATGTAAAAAATATTTCCGAAATACTTCTTGAAGCTGATAGAAACACTCTTGTTCTGCTTGATGAGCTTGGAGCAGGGACTGACCCTGTTGAAGGGGCGAGTCTTGGTGTTGCAATTCTTGACTATCTTAAAGAGAAACAGGTGTTTTCGGTTGTTACGACCCACTTTACACCTATTAAGCTTTATGCGTATAAAGACCCTTTTTACGATGTTGCTTCTGTCCTTTTTGATGAGAAGAGCCTGAAACCTCTTTATCGGCTTGCCTACGGAGTTATAGGAAAAAGTTATGCTTTTGTTATAGCAAGGCGTTACGGAATGCCCGATAAGGTGATAGAAAAAGCTGAAAAGCTTATTTCCTCTGATGATAAGCTTGCTTCAGATATAATTTCAGCCCTTGAATCTGAGTATGTTGCCCTTCAGGATGAAAGGAAGAATTTATTAAAGTTGAAAGAAGAACTTGAGAGAGAAAAGAAAGCACTTGAAGGAGAGAAGAAAATACTTAAGGAAAAAGGGGTTAAGGAACTTCAGGAATACATAACCCATTTTAAAGAAAAAAGTGAAAAGCTTCTTTCAGAGATAAATGATGAGAAGTTAAGACGCAGGGTTAAAGAGCTTTTAAAGGAAGCAAAAGGTAAAGTTGAGAAACTTGAAGAAGAAAGCAGTAAGGATGTTAAAAATAAAATAGAGCCCGGTATGGTTGTAAAACTTAAGGGAAGCGGAAGAAAAGGAACTGTTATTGAGGTTGACTTAAACAGGAAGATTGTAAAAATTGCTGTAGGTTCTCTTAAAATGGATGTTAAATTTGCTCAAATAGAGTCGGTTGAGAAACCGCCTGAGAAGGTTGAGCCAAAAATAAAAGTTAACGCCAGAATGCCTGAGAGATTTTTCCCGGAACTTAAAATTCTTGGCATGAGAGGGGATGAAGCCCTTGATGCTGTTGAGAAGTTTCTTGATGATGCCCGTATTGCAGGATTTTCCCGTGTAAAAATAGTGCACGGACACGGAACGGGAATTCTTAAAAGGCTTATAAGAACGTATCTTAAAGATTCTCCCTACGTTAAATCTTTCCGTCCCGGTAAGATAGAGGAAGGGGGGGACGGAGTTACGGTGGTTGAGCTTAAGTAG
- the cutA gene encoding divalent-cation tolerance protein CutA: MEKFITVITTTETEKEAEKIAETLVSEKLAACVQIIPSIKSVYRWQGKVEKSEEHLLFIKTKESLFEKVEKAIKENHSYEVPEIISIPVNSGSKEYLEWIKSVTL; the protein is encoded by the coding sequence GTGGAAAAATTTATAACGGTAATAACAACCACAGAAACGGAAAAAGAAGCTGAAAAAATTGCTGAAACACTTGTATCGGAAAAGTTAGCAGCATGTGTTCAAATTATACCTTCAATAAAAAGCGTATATAGATGGCAGGGGAAGGTAGAGAAAAGCGAAGAACATCTACTTTTTATAAAAACAAAAGAGAGTCTCTTTGAAAAAGTGGAAAAAGCTATCAAAGAAAACCATTCATACGAAGTGCCTGAAATTATCTCAATTCCTGTAAACAGCGGAAGTAAGGAGTATCTTGAATGGATTAAAAGCGTGACACTGTAA
- a CDS encoding L-2-amino-thiazoline-4-carboxylic acid hydrolase — protein sequence MEPGEILITIKVLHKETGWHWPKLLISATILSGKIYKKSSWSRRKGEAAQLIKRLAFIPAIYIELSQKYGKEKGEEITEKVVMATSIKEMEKFLPKEKHLTPMKRLLKFREKMEKEGISRFNTVEDVKCTETICHFRIKECIIYQFFKEINFPHLTQMFCRVDNLFFQKAFPEFKFHRGNGENTIYHGKKYCEFIFELKEEKSGKIYNGNNNHRNGKRS from the coding sequence ATGGAACCGGGAGAAATTCTCATCACAATAAAGGTTTTACACAAGGAAACAGGATGGCACTGGCCCAAACTTCTGATTTCTGCTACCATCCTTTCCGGTAAAATATACAAAAAATCATCATGGTCCAGGAGAAAGGGAGAAGCTGCCCAATTGATAAAACGGCTTGCGTTTATTCCCGCTATTTACATTGAACTCTCTCAAAAGTATGGAAAAGAAAAAGGAGAGGAAATTACAGAAAAAGTAGTGATGGCAACCAGCATAAAGGAAATGGAAAAGTTTCTTCCAAAAGAGAAACATTTAACCCCGATGAAAAGACTTTTAAAATTCAGAGAAAAAATGGAAAAAGAAGGTATCTCTAGATTCAACACAGTGGAGGACGTAAAATGCACAGAAACCATCTGCCATTTCAGAATAAAAGAATGCATTATCTACCAATTTTTCAAAGAAATAAATTTTCCCCATCTTACACAGATGTTCTGCAGGGTTGATAATCTATTTTTCCAGAAAGCGTTTCCAGAGTTTAAATTTCACAGAGGAAACGGAGAAAACACTATCTACCACGGGAAAAAATACTGTGAATTTATATTTGAATTAAAGGAGGAGAAAAGTGGAAAAATTTATAACGGTAATAACAACCACAGAAACGGAAAAAGAAGCTGA
- a CDS encoding YifB family Mg chelatase-like AAA ATPase, with protein sequence MVAEIKSYTVLGVDAVEVTVQVDAGRGLPSVAIVGLPDSAVKESRERVRSALINSGFPFPARKVVINLAPADLKKEGTIYDLPISIGILFSQNIVSGRKLKDYLIAGELGLNGEVRRVKGALACAILAREKGYKGVILPVNNAEEASLISGIEIVPVKTLTETVAFLNGDLTIEPFKREGDFRESKFDIDMADVSGQFHAKRAVEIAAAGGHNLLFFGPPGSGKTMIARRIPTILPLMTEQEIIETTKVYSAAGLLSEGVIDKRPFRSPHHLVSDVAMVGGGSSLKPGEVSLAHNGVLFLDEFPEFKRSVIEALRQPLEDGMVTVSRISGTVSFPARFMFVAAMNPCPCGFYGFEDDVHQCSCSPVQVKRYLSKVSGPILDRIDIHVSLPAVKPDELSKMECGETSASIRERIEKAHAVQRERFKGLKISFNSHMGSTEIRKFCSLSSDAKAILEKAVSTFRLSARGYNRILKLARTIADLEGEEIIKSHHVAEAVSFREVIKIN encoded by the coding sequence ATGGTAGCTGAAATAAAAAGTTATACCGTTTTAGGGGTTGATGCTGTTGAAGTTACTGTTCAGGTTGATGCAGGCAGAGGACTTCCTTCAGTTGCCATTGTTGGTCTTCCTGATTCTGCAGTAAAGGAGAGCAGGGAGAGAGTAAGGTCTGCACTTATAAATTCCGGTTTCCCTTTTCCAGCCAGAAAGGTTGTTATAAATCTTGCTCCTGCTGACCTTAAAAAAGAGGGGACAATATACGACCTTCCCATTTCCATAGGGATTCTGTTTTCTCAAAACATCGTTTCTGGTAGAAAACTTAAAGATTATCTTATAGCCGGTGAGCTTGGTTTAAACGGTGAAGTTCGCAGGGTGAAAGGAGCTCTTGCCTGCGCTATTCTTGCAAGAGAGAAGGGATATAAAGGGGTTATTCTTCCAGTTAACAATGCAGAAGAAGCTTCGCTTATAAGTGGTATTGAAATTGTTCCGGTTAAAACTCTTACCGAAACGGTTGCGTTTTTAAATGGAGATTTAACTATAGAGCCGTTTAAAAGAGAGGGGGATTTTAGAGAGTCAAAGTTTGATATTGATATGGCTGATGTTTCTGGACAGTTTCACGCAAAAAGGGCTGTTGAGATAGCTGCGGCAGGTGGGCATAATCTTCTTTTCTTTGGTCCTCCCGGGTCTGGCAAGACGATGATAGCAAGGAGAATTCCAACGATACTTCCTCTGATGACAGAACAGGAGATTATTGAGACAACGAAAGTTTACAGTGCAGCAGGCTTGCTTTCTGAGGGTGTTATTGATAAAAGGCCATTCAGGTCACCACATCACCTTGTTTCTGATGTTGCAATGGTTGGTGGCGGTAGCAGTCTTAAACCTGGAGAAGTAAGTCTTGCTCATAATGGTGTTTTGTTTCTTGATGAGTTTCCGGAGTTTAAAAGGTCTGTTATAGAAGCTTTGAGACAGCCTCTTGAAGATGGGATGGTAACGGTTTCCCGTATTTCAGGAACCGTTTCTTTTCCTGCAAGGTTTATGTTTGTTGCGGCTATGAATCCATGTCCCTGCGGATTTTACGGGTTTGAAGATGATGTTCACCAGTGTAGCTGTTCTCCTGTTCAGGTAAAAAGGTATCTTTCAAAAGTTTCCGGCCCAATTCTTGATAGAATAGATATTCACGTTTCCCTTCCGGCTGTTAAACCTGATGAACTTTCAAAGATGGAATGTGGAGAGACTTCAGCATCTATCAGGGAAAGGATTGAAAAGGCTCATGCTGTTCAGAGGGAGCGGTTTAAAGGATTAAAAATCTCTTTCAATTCCCATATGGGAAGCACTGAGATTCGTAAGTTCTGTTCTCTTTCTTCTGATGCTAAAGCTATTCTTGAAAAAGCTGTTTCAACGTTCAGGCTTTCTGCAAGAGGGTATAACAGAATACTGAAATTAGCAAGAACCATTGCAGACCTTGAGGGAGAAGAGATTATTAAATCCCATCATGTGGCTGAAGCTGTGAGTTTTAGAGAGGTTATAAAAATCAATTGA
- the cas2 gene encoding CRISPR-associated endonuclease Cas2 translates to MKRTRIYKYLAVYDICVRDGSKLERKLSAKRRNRIMKLLFKYGIRTQLSVFEIELSSSEKMQLIMDVSKYLRKETDRFYLYPLDERSSKAISRFGNFQNSLIYDFFF, encoded by the coding sequence ATGAAAAGAACCAGAATTTATAAATATCTTGCTGTTTACGATATATGCGTTAGAGACGGAAGCAAACTTGAAAGGAAACTTTCAGCGAAGAGAAGAAACAGAATAATGAAACTGTTATTTAAATACGGAATTAGAACCCAATTAAGCGTGTTTGAAATTGAACTTTCATCATCTGAAAAAATGCAGTTAATTATGGATGTAAGTAAATACTTAAGAAAAGAAACAGACAGGTTTTACCTGTATCCTCTTGATGAAAGAAGCTCTAAAGCCATCTCAAGATTTGGAAACTTCCAAAATTCTCTCATATACGACTTTTTCTTTTAA
- the cas2 gene encoding CRISPR-associated endonuclease Cas2, translating into MFYVITYDISDDKIRNKLMKLLKNYGRRVQFSCFEVDLTEKELETLKEKIESLIDSSTDKVYIFPVSNYVINDIVKLGIKEKQNESYIL; encoded by the coding sequence ATGTTCTACGTTATAACCTACGATATAAGCGATGATAAGATACGAAACAAACTTATGAAACTTCTCAAAAACTATGGCAGAAGAGTTCAATTCAGCTGTTTTGAGGTTGACCTGACAGAAAAAGAACTTGAAACTCTGAAAGAGAAAATAGAATCGCTGATAGATAGTTCCACAGACAAAGTTTATATCTTTCCCGTTTCAAATTATGTGATAAACGACATAGTCAAACTGGGAATAAAAGAAAAACAAAATGAGAGTTACATACTATGA
- the cas1 gene encoding CRISPR-associated endonuclease Cas1, with translation MKGFLFITTNGTKVSKDGNELIVETDGKKHRIPIGAISHVFLMGNVNITVSAIKFLSTRGRYLFILNKFGRLISVVYPEFIGSDNRYRGYQYLFFKNPELCINLTKKLLNQKLESVVKVLAGLYKESGMSFSPVLEWKDSVSASLKSAENTDSLLGVDGTISRFLFSKLASFNESPFYFEKREYYPPKDPVNALLSLTYTLFYSVLHPVVISAGLDPYYGFFHVKRGKHAALCSDLLELVRPELSLLVFNTLNDGFFDENDFLKESGKVYLKGDALKIYLKYFTDIVIHNKEDTYFSKIGEFIKTIKQELKRCSTL, from the coding sequence ATGAAAGGATTTCTCTTCATAACAACAAATGGAACAAAAGTTTCAAAAGATGGAAATGAACTTATAGTAGAAACTGATGGAAAAAAACACAGAATCCCGATAGGAGCAATAAGTCATGTATTTTTGATGGGTAACGTTAATATAACCGTTTCAGCAATTAAATTTCTATCAACAAGAGGTAGATACCTTTTTATTCTTAACAAATTTGGAAGGCTTATAAGCGTTGTTTACCCGGAGTTTATTGGAAGTGATAACCGTTATAGAGGTTATCAATATCTGTTCTTCAAAAACCCAGAACTCTGCATCAATCTAACAAAAAAACTTTTAAACCAGAAACTTGAAAGTGTTGTGAAAGTTCTTGCCGGTTTATATAAAGAATCTGGAATGAGCTTTTCTCCAGTCCTTGAGTGGAAAGACTCTGTTTCTGCTTCTCTCAAAAGTGCAGAGAATACAGACTCTCTTCTTGGAGTTGATGGAACAATCTCTCGCTTCCTCTTCTCAAAACTTGCTTCTTTTAACGAAAGCCCTTTCTACTTTGAAAAGAGAGAATACTATCCACCCAAAGACCCGGTAAACGCCCTTTTAAGTCTAACCTACACACTTTTCTATTCTGTTTTACACCCTGTTGTTATATCTGCTGGACTTGACCCTTATTACGGCTTCTTTCACGTCAAAAGAGGAAAACACGCTGCACTTTGCTCCGACCTTTTAGAACTTGTAAGGCCAGAGCTGTCCCTTCTTGTCTTTAACACGCTTAACGATGGTTTTTTTGATGAAAACGATTTTCTAAAAGAATCGGGGAAAGTTTACCTTAAAGGAGATGCTCTGAAAATCTACCTCAAGTATTTTACAGATATTGTTATTCACAACAAAGAAGATACATACTTTTCAAAAATTGGAGAATTCATAAAAACTATTAAACAGGAACTTAAAAGATGTTCTACGTTATAA
- a CDS encoding Card1-like endonuclease domain-containing protein, whose product MKEFLISPVSTQTFPIVVSALSLLPEKVILLSTSQMKKFESFIKNVLTYKGIDVEVRYINPYSRESILKAVEDINSTKLLLNCGTKYTSFILFDRFGKDALLYYTPDGKIINFEGKTVLKVKPDIVDVELHSAMYGFKIEEEISEINTIFYRKKMTNYIGINFKKLSTFMKKAFETGYFTKDTPHEFISLALKHNIIKRSGKTFPVIDRNYIGGKWFEEFLFLKLTEKDFFDIHIGVKLSWYNSSITNEIDVIAVKNNRLYLFSCKTGKINNLTFKHIYELHELTKRVGGDFGKGYLCVASPSIYDKPPELEKFPNAPRQPYNPNLPEWKDYFKTPEGKRYRNIHRNSSSFTFLKRRANLLDITVLTIEEIIGNQI is encoded by the coding sequence ATGAAAGAATTTTTAATCTCTCCAGTTTCAACTCAAACTTTTCCGATTGTAGTATCAGCACTTTCCCTTTTACCTGAAAAAGTAATCCTTTTATCAACTTCACAAATGAAAAAATTTGAATCTTTTATAAAAAATGTTCTCACATACAAAGGCATAGATGTAGAAGTAAGATACATAAACCCTTATTCCCGGGAAAGCATACTAAAAGCTGTAGAAGACATAAACTCAACAAAACTTCTCTTAAACTGTGGAACAAAATATACCTCTTTTATCCTGTTTGACCGTTTTGGTAAAGACGCTCTCCTTTACTACACCCCCGATGGAAAGATAATAAATTTTGAAGGAAAAACGGTTCTAAAAGTAAAACCGGATATTGTTGATGTGGAACTACACTCGGCAATGTATGGCTTCAAAATAGAAGAAGAGATTTCAGAGATAAACACAATTTTTTACAGAAAAAAAATGACAAACTACATAGGAATAAATTTTAAAAAACTTTCCACATTTATGAAAAAAGCGTTTGAAACAGGCTACTTTACGAAAGATACCCCTCATGAATTTATATCCCTTGCCCTAAAACACAACATCATTAAACGTTCTGGAAAAACATTTCCTGTTATTGATAGAAACTACATAGGTGGAAAATGGTTTGAAGAGTTTTTATTCCTGAAACTCACAGAAAAAGACTTTTTTGATATACATATCGGAGTAAAACTTTCATGGTATAACTCTTCTATAACCAATGAAATTGACGTTATAGCTGTAAAAAACAATCGTTTATATCTTTTCTCCTGCAAAACAGGAAAAATCAACAACCTGACTTTCAAGCATATTTACGAATTACATGAACTTACAAAAAGAGTTGGAGGGGATTTTGGCAAAGGTTATCTGTGTGTGGCTTCCCCATCTATATACGACAAACCACCTGAGCTTGAGAAGTTTCCCAATGCTCCCAGACAACCCTACAACCCAAACCTGCCTGAATGGAAGGACTACTTTAAAACTCCAGAAGGAAAACGATACAGAAACATACACCGAAATTCCAGCTCCTTTACCTTCTTAAAAAGAAGAGCCAATCTCCTTGACATAACCGTTTTAACCATTGAAGAGATAATAGGAAACCAGATTTAA
- a CDS encoding DUF2905 domain-containing protein, translating to MEEIGKMLLYFGLMIAFFGFLLILISKLPGGFPLGRLPGDIYIKRDNFVFYFPITTSILISIIISLIFYLLSKVR from the coding sequence ATGGAAGAGATAGGAAAAATGCTTCTGTATTTTGGACTTATGATAGCTTTCTTCGGCTTTTTGCTGATTCTCATTTCAAAACTACCTGGCGGATTCCCTCTGGGCAGATTGCCCGGTGATATCTACATAAAAAGAGATAACTTTGTGTTCTACTTTCCAATCACAACAAGTATTTTAATAAGCATTATCATATCGTTAATTTTCTATCTCCTTTCAAAAGTTAGATAA